A stretch of Gloeocapsa sp. DLM2.Bin57 DNA encodes these proteins:
- the hemB gene encoding porphobilinogen synthase, whose translation MNYLSNDTSLSLFYRPRRLRRTPALRSLIRENELKVDDLIYPVFVREGVNQKEEISSLPGCYRYSLDLLVKEIQEASNLGIKAVALFPLVEAEKKDNLGQESYNPDGLVQRSIKAIKEKNPEIVLITDVALDPFSIYGHDGIVKDGEILNDETVEVLVKMALSQAEAGTDFVAPSDMMDGRIGAIRQALDAQGYYHVGILAYSAKYASAYYGPFRDALESTPQFGDKKTYQMDTGNSREAIKEVELDIKEGADLVMIKPALAYLDIIYRVKQMTNLPVVAYNVSGEYAMIKAAAQQGWIDEKQVVLETLLSIKRAGADLILTYFAKEVAQLLQ comes from the coding sequence ATGAACTATTTATCTAATGATACTTCTTTATCTCTATTTTATCGTCCACGTCGTCTGCGTCGCACTCCTGCTTTACGTAGTTTAATTAGAGAAAATGAACTAAAAGTTGATGATTTAATTTATCCAGTTTTCGTGAGAGAGGGAGTAAATCAAAAAGAAGAAATATCTTCTTTACCAGGATGTTATCGTTATTCTCTGGATTTACTTGTAAAAGAAATTCAAGAAGCTAGTAATTTAGGAATTAAGGCGGTTGCTTTATTTCCTTTGGTTGAAGCCGAAAAAAAAGATAATCTAGGTCAAGAAAGTTATAATCCTGATGGTTTAGTTCAACGTAGCATTAAAGCAATTAAAGAAAAAAATCCTGAGATAGTTTTGATAACCGATGTTGCTTTAGATCCTTTTTCTATCTATGGACATGATGGTATAGTCAAAGATGGAGAAATTCTTAACGATGAGACAGTAGAAGTCTTGGTAAAAATGGCTCTCTCACAGGCTGAGGCGGGCACTGATTTTGTAGCTCCTTCTGATATGATGGATGGCAGAATAGGCGCTATTCGTCAAGCATTAGATGCTCAAGGTTATTATCATGTAGGAATTTTGGCTTATTCTGCTAAATACGCTTCAGCTTATTATGGTCCTTTTCGAGATGCTTTGGAATCTACTCCCCAATTTGGGGATAAGAAAACTTATCAGATGGATACGGGTAATTCTAGAGAAGCTATCAAAGAGGTGGAATTAGATATTAAAGAAGGTGCTGATTTAGTAATGATTAAACCTGCTTTAGCTTATTTAGATATTATTTATCGAGTAAAGCAAATGACTAATTTGCCGGTAGTTGCTTATAACGTTTCAGGAGAATATGCGATGATTAAAGCAGCAGCCCAACAAGGTTGGATTGACGAAAAACAAGTTGTTTTAGAAACTCTCCTTAGTATTAAAAGAGCTGGTGCTGACTTGATTTTGACTTATTTTGCTAAAGAAGTAGCCCAATTGTTGCAGTAA
- a CDS encoding GTP-binding protein, whose translation MIQQQSPEQILSLNIPKQGLPVTIITGFLGSGKTTLLNYILSNNHDLKIAVLVNEFGDIDIDSQLLVSVDENMVTLSNGCICCTINDDLIEAVYQVLELDEKVDYLIVETTGLADPLPIALTFLSTELRDLVRLDSILTLVDAETFTSEHFESESALKQIIYGDIILVNKTDLVAANQIKLLEKDIQTIKVGARILYSQYGKVPLPLILDIGMCNQSLFSQKIEGEHHHDHDHHHSHHLEIDGFVAVSFERDRPFHLDKFQNFLSDQKLNNVFRAKGILWFIESELRHIFQLSGKRYDIEAEQWQGIRRNQLVLIGRDLNVSEIRQGLEQCLVKNF comes from the coding sequence ATGATTCAACAACAATCCCCAGAGCAAATTCTTTCCCTAAATATCCCTAAGCAAGGGTTACCTGTGACCATTATTACAGGGTTTCTTGGTAGTGGTAAAACAACCCTTCTTAATTATATTTTAAGTAATAATCACGATTTAAAAATAGCAGTTTTAGTTAATGAGTTTGGTGATATTGATATTGATAGTCAATTATTGGTATCAGTTGACGAAAATATGGTGACTCTGAGTAATGGTTGTATCTGTTGCACCATTAATGATGATTTGATTGAAGCTGTCTATCAAGTATTAGAACTAGATGAAAAAGTTGACTACTTAATAGTTGAAACTACAGGATTAGCAGATCCTTTACCTATAGCTTTGACTTTTTTAAGTACAGAATTACGGGATTTAGTTAGACTAGATTCTATCTTAACCTTAGTTGATGCGGAAACCTTTACATCTGAACATTTTGAAAGCGAATCAGCTTTAAAACAAATAATTTATGGGGATATTATTTTAGTTAATAAAACTGATTTAGTTGCAGCAAATCAAATTAAGCTCTTGGAAAAAGATATACAGACAATAAAAGTAGGAGCAAGAATTTTATATTCTCAATATGGTAAAGTTCCTCTCCCCCTTATTTTAGACATAGGAATGTGTAATCAGTCTCTTTTTTCTCAAAAAATAGAAGGTGAGCATCACCATGATCATGACCATCATCATTCTCATCATTTAGAAATAGATGGCTTTGTAGCCGTATCTTTTGAAAGAGATCGCCCTTTTCATCTAGATAAGTTCCAAAACTTTTTAAGCGATCAAAAATTAAATAATGTTTTTCGTGCTAAAGGAATTCTTTGGTTTATTGAGAGTGAGTTGCGACATATTTTTCAACTAAGTGGAAAGCGCTACGATATTGAGGCTGAACAATGGCAAGGAATTAGACGTAACCAATTAGTTTTGATTGGTCGTGATTTAAATGTTTCAGAAATTCGTCAAGGTTTAGAGCAATGTTTAGTTAAAAACTTTTAA
- the folE gene encoding GTP cyclohydrolase I FolE — protein sequence MTLTPSNPRLITEAQPVVTEAEMIEAVKTLLLGLGENPDREGLKDTPKRVVKALKFLTSGYHQTLDELLNGAVFHENTNEMVLVRDIDLFSSCEHHILPILGRAHVAYIPNGKVIGLSKIARICEMYARRLQVQERLTAQIADALQGLLQPQGVAVLVEATHMCMVMRGVQKPGSWTSTSAVRGVFANDAKTRQEFMSLISHQPSFNT from the coding sequence ATGACTTTAACCCCATCTAACCCTCGATTAATTACAGAAGCCCAACCTGTTGTAACGGAAGCAGAAATGATTGAAGCAGTAAAAACCCTACTCTTAGGATTAGGGGAAAATCCAGACAGAGAGGGGCTCAAAGATACCCCTAAACGTGTGGTAAAAGCTTTAAAATTTCTGACTTCTGGCTATCATCAAACTCTTGATGAGTTATTAAATGGGGCAGTATTTCACGAAAATACCAATGAAATGGTCTTAGTAAGGGATATAGATTTGTTTAGTTCTTGTGAACATCATATTCTACCAATTTTAGGAAGAGCACACGTTGCCTATATTCCTAATGGTAAAGTGATTGGACTGTCCAAAATTGCCCGCATCTGTGAAATGTATGCAAGACGTTTACAAGTACAAGAACGCTTGACAGCACAAATCGCTGATGCTTTACAGGGTTTGCTTCAGCCTCAAGGTGTAGCAGTATTAGTAGAAGCAACCCACATGTGTATGGTAATGCGTGGGGTACAAAAACCAGGCTCATGGACTTCTACTAGTGCAGTTAGAGGTGTATTCGCCAATGATGCTAAAACTAGACAAGAATTCATGAGTTTAATTTCCCATCAACCTAGTTTTAACACCTAA
- the holA gene encoding DNA polymerase III subunit delta, with translation MPIYFFWGDDDFSLRQAIQELKDKVVDPDWLSFNYDKISGEQPDAIITGLNQAMSPVFGSGERLIWIEDTTIGQQCPPELLSQLEARLPQVLPQSHLLFSSGKKPDVRLKITKLLQKYAQVQEFSLIPPWKTEQILQRVQQVAREKGVKLTPQAEELLAVAVGNQTRELYNELDKLSLYQYSQTSPLDVQAIAHLVNPTAQNSLQLAAAIRTASQVQALRLITDLLNLNEPPLKIVATLLGQFRTWTIVKVMLDSGETDEQLIAKTAGIANYKRIHFLRQEINRCSSRQLLATLTILLQLEYQLKRGYEPLSTLKIKIIELCTIFQSLR, from the coding sequence ATGCCAATTTATTTTTTTTGGGGAGACGATGATTTTAGTTTAAGACAAGCGATTCAGGAACTTAAAGACAAGGTAGTCGATCCTGACTGGCTATCATTTAACTATGATAAAATCTCAGGGGAGCAACCTGATGCAATTATTACTGGACTTAATCAAGCTATGAGTCCTGTATTTGGTTCAGGAGAAAGATTAATCTGGATCGAAGATACTACTATCGGTCAACAATGTCCCCCAGAATTATTATCACAGTTAGAAGCAAGATTACCGCAAGTTCTCCCCCAATCTCATTTACTATTTAGTTCTGGGAAAAAACCTGATGTACGGCTTAAAATAACCAAATTATTACAAAAATACGCTCAAGTTCAAGAGTTTTCTCTGATACCTCCCTGGAAAACTGAACAGATTTTACAACGAGTTCAACAAGTAGCTAGGGAAAAAGGTGTTAAACTCACTCCTCAAGCTGAAGAACTTCTCGCTGTTGCTGTGGGTAACCAGACTAGAGAATTGTACAACGAATTAGATAAGTTAAGTCTTTATCAATATAGTCAAACATCTCCTCTAGATGTCCAAGCGATCGCCCATTTAGTTAATCCTACTGCTCAAAATAGTTTACAATTAGCCGCGGCGATTCGTACAGCTTCCCAAGTCCAAGCTTTACGACTAATTACGGATTTACTTAATCTTAATGAACCTCCCCTAAAAATTGTCGCTACTCTCTTAGGACAATTTCGGACTTGGACTATCGTTAAAGTTATGTTAGATAGTGGTGAGACTGATGAACAATTAATCGCTAAGACAGCTGGAATTGCTAACTATAAAAGAATTCATTTTTTACGTCAAGAAATTAACCGTTGTTCCTCTCGACAGTTATTAGCTACTCTTACAATTTTACTACAATTAGAATATCAACTTAAACGCGGTTATGAACCTTTATCTACTCTCAAAATTAAAATTATTGAACTTTGTACTATTTTTCAGTCTTTACGGTAA
- a CDS encoding DUF1868 domain-containing protein — protein MNETYQEYINRVVPLTLKTTVEGQLNHIQKSAKFEGGQPVAFPGYTIMTPPYAEDQDNQAFYNSLQECQAELVKALDSELLISLPPESFHLTVADLVWDSTYLAGVKENPDFDNILKQEANNCFDKYKESEKFDKAIELQLLGLTVFPRALAICLVTKTESDYLHIMNIRQAVYQNRLMIALGVQQQHSFVGHVTLGYFGEVNPESHSDRLLEIITKINEQWIDKETPTLKIQRIQLRKFDNMVNYYREANWPEIVI, from the coding sequence TTGAACGAAACTTACCAAGAATATATTAATAGAGTTGTTCCCTTAACCCTAAAAACAACCGTAGAAGGACAACTTAATCATATTCAAAAATCCGCTAAGTTTGAAGGGGGTCAACCAGTGGCTTTTCCTGGTTATACTATTATGACTCCTCCTTATGCTGAAGATCAGGATAATCAAGCTTTTTATAATTCTCTACAAGAGTGTCAAGCAGAATTAGTAAAAGCATTAGACTCTGAGTTATTGATTAGTTTACCACCAGAAAGTTTCCATTTAACTGTAGCTGATTTAGTCTGGGATAGTACTTATCTAGCGGGAGTTAAAGAAAATCCTGATTTTGATAATATCCTTAAGCAAGAGGCTAATAACTGTTTTGACAAGTATAAAGAATCGGAGAAATTTGATAAGGCGATCGAGTTGCAATTACTAGGATTGACCGTTTTTCCTCGCGCTTTAGCTATTTGTTTAGTGACTAAAACTGAATCTGATTATCTACATATCATGAATATCAGACAAGCAGTATATCAAAATCGTTTGATGATCGCACTAGGAGTACAACAACAACATAGTTTTGTAGGTCATGTTACCTTGGGTTATTTCGGGGAGGTTAACCCAGAATCACATAGCGATCGCCTTTTAGAGATTATTACCAAAATTAATGAACAATGGATAGATAAAGAAACCCCCACCCTGAAAATTCAGCGCATACAACTGCGTAAATTTGATAATATGGTTAATTATTATCGCGAAGCTAATTGGCCCGAAATCGTTATTTGA
- a CDS encoding cobalt-precorrin-8X methylmutase yields the protein MNNLDHPIVIESFRIIDQEIGQHNLNPSEYAIARRVIHATADFEYLQLLEFSPDVINIAKQSLCGKLPIITDVTMVQQGIKTLVTKTFNNPVISAVELAKTPILAKTRTETGILTAIKQYPQGIYVIGNAPTALLALCEEIKQNNCLPALIIGAPVGFVKVLEAKQALVNTIIPQIVVKGRKGGSAVASAIVNALLVLAAQKI from the coding sequence TTGAATAACCTTGATCATCCCATAGTTATAGAGAGTTTTCGGATTATTGACCAAGAAATTGGTCAACATAATCTGAATCCCTCAGAGTATGCGATCGCTCGTCGCGTCATTCACGCTACTGCTGATTTTGAGTATCTCCAATTACTCGAATTTAGCCCTGATGTGATTAACATCGCTAAACAAAGTCTCTGTGGAAAACTACCCATTATTACCGATGTAACTATGGTGCAACAAGGAATTAAAACCTTAGTAACGAAAACCTTTAATAATCCAGTCATCAGTGCAGTAGAATTAGCTAAAACTCCTATCCTAGCTAAAACTCGCACTGAAACTGGTATTTTAACAGCAATCAAGCAATATCCCCAGGGTATTTATGTAATAGGAAACGCACCTACTGCTTTATTAGCACTTTGTGAGGAAATTAAGCAAAATAACTGTTTACCTGCTTTAATCATAGGTGCACCCGTAGGTTTTGTCAAAGTGCTTGAAGCTAAACAAGCTTTAGTTAATACTATTATACCTCAGATTGTGGTAAAAGGACGTAAGGGAGGATCTGCGGTAGCTTCAGCTATTGTTAACGCTTTACTCGTTTTAGCTGCACAAAAAATATGA
- the cbiE gene encoding precorrin-6y C5,15-methyltransferase (decarboxylating) subunit CbiE translates to MIDVIGIGLDGVSGLNEKTRAIILKADLLVGSERHLSYLNQYPQAKLFLTDFKEIISQLRLALTAKVAIAIIVSGDPLFFGLGRLLLNEFNPEELTFHPHLTSVQLAFSRVKLPWQDAELISIHGRSLEQLTLALQRGVKKIALLTDPQHNPRVIAQHLKVALPNRYDLWICENLEGSQEKITKISANEIDTFLTESVREFSPLNVVILIRQDHPLTVNNLPLLGIPDEVFSRFDDRPGLMTKKEIRVLIIAELDLQPQQIIWDIGAGTGSVALEIARLSPSSHVYAIEKTAMGISLIEQNLQRLSVNNLTPIYGEAPVILADLPNPDRIFIGGSGGNLTTILDQCHRQIKPQGKIAIALATVEHLQLAIAWFKQQQWGYHLLQIQLSRSVAVAELTRFSPLNPVTLVVSTYCPS, encoded by the coding sequence ATGATAGATGTGATAGGAATTGGTTTAGATGGTGTCTCGGGTTTAAATGAGAAAACCAGAGCAATTATCCTGAAAGCCGATTTATTGGTAGGGAGTGAACGTCATCTGAGTTATTTAAACCAATATCCCCAAGCCAAACTATTTTTAACCGATTTTAAGGAGATTATCTCTCAACTGCGCCTAGCTTTAACAGCAAAAGTGGCGATCGCTATTATCGTAAGTGGAGATCCTCTCTTTTTTGGTTTAGGACGTTTACTCCTTAATGAGTTTAACCCAGAAGAATTGACTTTTCATCCTCATTTAACTTCTGTACAATTAGCCTTTAGTCGTGTTAAACTACCTTGGCAAGATGCAGAATTAATTAGTATCCATGGCAGAAGTTTAGAACAACTTACTCTCGCTTTACAACGAGGAGTTAAAAAAATCGCCCTACTTACAGATCCTCAACATAATCCTCGTGTCATCGCTCAACATCTCAAGGTAGCTTTACCCAATCGTTATGACTTGTGGATCTGCGAAAATCTCGAAGGTAGTCAAGAAAAAATTACTAAAATTAGTGCTAATGAAATTGATACCTTTCTCACAGAATCCGTTAGGGAATTTTCCCCTCTCAATGTAGTCATTTTAATCCGTCAAGATCATCCCCTAACAGTTAATAATCTACCTCTATTGGGTATTCCCGATGAGGTATTTTCCCGGTTTGACGATCGCCCTGGTTTAATGACTAAAAAAGAAATTCGGGTATTAATAATAGCAGAATTAGACTTACAACCCCAGCAAATTATCTGGGATATTGGCGCAGGTACAGGATCAGTTGCTCTAGAAATAGCGCGTTTATCACCATCTTCTCATGTTTATGCTATCGAAAAAACCGCCATGGGAATTAGTTTAATTGAGCAAAACCTTCAAAGACTCTCAGTTAATAATCTCACTCCTATTTATGGGGAAGCACCCGTTATTTTAGCTGATTTACCCAATCCTGACCGTATTTTTATTGGTGGAAGTGGTGGTAATCTGACAACAATTTTAGACCAATGTCACCGTCAAATCAAACCACAGGGAAAAATAGCGATCGCCCTTGCTACTGTTGAACATCTTCAGTTGGCGATCGCTTGGTTTAAACAACAGCAATGGGGTTATCATTTATTGCAAATACAGCTATCTCGTTCTGTTGCTGTAGCAGAATTAACCCGTTTTAGTCCCCTTAATCCCGTCACCCTAGTAGTATCAACCTACTGTCCCAGTTAG